The following is a genomic window from Episyrphus balteatus chromosome 1, idEpiBalt1.1, whole genome shotgun sequence.
aataaatctcgagatttattctaaatctacttcgctaaatctcggatttagatcaggtggaaacgtagtattagcACCATCTATTTACTCAtaattaggggtattcacgatctggtgcaacaggcctagtaaaaatgtaaaattttatttttttacaatcgatcgtgaacgcccctcttcttatatatagtaaatattgaagcatgaatgatgtttttttttcctccaccgttgcttcttcttttttccattttatataatttaattctttgttttgttcgggttaattaattttcactaattattttacatcattagaaactaaattacgggacatgagtagcgacaaccattataaaggcttaactacatacaccactttttgaaaaagtacaaaagtgaaaatattttttttctgggaattgttttgtgataaagagtatacaaattatattttagactaaaaaataagctttctgcatcatttgttttaatttttcatcccgaaaaactatacaaaaatgcgtttgaaaattttcacttttgtacttttttcactttttgagccaatgaaaaaagacaaactgtttatcatgggcgacgcaaCGGTTAGctctgccatctgtcaaaaataattttactccattgtatttttattttgcaatagggttaagggtatagcaaaagtgcaagaccattgtaaaatttcaatccatatattttgttgttgtatgttgtaagattttacacttttgcaatgatactaacccagttgcatcggatcgtaaATACCCCTATTGTAAAACAGTTTTGCATGTTGTGGTGTAAATCTCTACTAAGTGAGAAGTATCTACTTAATTCGcgtcttctttttcttttttatgtttttaattaaaattgagaGAAATcgggtttttattttaaacatattaaaaaaaagaaccaacGCAATGGTTATCCATCttgcattgtatatatatttctatagtactatcaatccatgaaaataccttagcgacatcttttggtagatctgcacttcaattttctgcataaggttcaaacataaaataaactagcgatcccagcggtggcgacgcaaaactGAAAATTCTGCATATGCAGTTTGAATACTGAAATACAGATAGCGCgtttcttctttttgttttgtcaagcTTCATGATATGAAAGTCAGATGGTGTtcgctatgtatttttttttgacacgacgAACGTCATACGTCAAGACTGAAAAAGTTCAGAAAATTTGTTGGATGTTCAGTTTCTcgcatatttttgtttagtcATACTTattgatattttgtttaaaagaagTTCACGAAACCTCCAGAActttatttcaatataaaaagccTTTGGATAATCaactacaaaaaattatttgagtgCTATGGAGTTCCCACATCTTGGAAAACATTGTTCTGAAAAATCATGTCACAAGTTGGGtaagtgtttttctttaattaattcCAATACAATTCATTTTTAGCCTTCTTTAAATTTAGACTTCTTACCTATGAAATGCGACTCGTGTGATAAAGTTTTCTGTTCCGAACACTTCAGCTATATGAAACATTCCTGTCCTGGAGCATACAAAAAAGACTTTCAAGTCCCCGTATGCCCGTTATGTGGAGAACCCGTTCCTACACCGCGAGGAACATCTCCCGACCAGACTGTTGGTCAACATATAGATCAGTATTGCAAGTCGGATACAAAGAAAATCTTCACGAACCGTTGCTCTTacaagaattgtaaaaaaaaggaaCTAATACCTGTGACATGTACAGTTTGCAATTATAATTTCTGCTTGCGCCATCGTCATTCAGCTGACCATGAGTGCACTGGTCCacaaaaattacaacgtaaCTTAACAGCGTAAGGATTATTATTGTCCTATATTTAAGCTTTTTAACATACCCTTTCTAATATCATAGCAATGCAGCTGaatataggaaaaataataagcccacaacattgtttacaacaaatCTAAAACCCACAGC
Proteins encoded in this region:
- the LOC129907310 gene encoding AN1-type zinc finger protein 2A; this translates as MEFPHLGKHCSEKSCHKLDFLPMKCDSCDKVFCSEHFSYMKHSCPGAYKKDFQVPVCPLCGEPVPTPRGTSPDQTVGQHIDQYCKSDTKKIFTNRCSYKNCKKKELIPVTCTVCNYNFCLRHRHSADHECTGPQKLQRNLTANAAEYRKNNKPTTLFTTNLKPTANRVNIAQGSSQAKNIQGNMTEDEALAHALALSIMELDESAERSRRTNQESPSITAVGGQRNSKEKCSLS